In Deltaproteobacteria bacterium, a single genomic region encodes these proteins:
- a CDS encoding ImmA/IrrE family metallo-endopeptidase: MPRSVASLSPTVLAWAIRESGLTAADLADHLDVPPATLDAWTLGTSSPSLTQARKLAARLRRPLAVFFLPAPPEPARAAAKFRHPPDSDRDALNPKETAYMREAIRLQRLLAWLLEELDEPHVRLPSIAKLSPEDAGNRLRAFIGAPADPTAFTASQYVAAWRAALEQRGISVFFLPLGADGCRGFSLAHPRAPLIVVNTAFSAPARLFTMLHELGHLVRGTDSVCSTDAVIGAAADPEERWCEATAAATLIPWPECAAFMTAKLGWQGEKVTELAQAKRIATHFRVSLRAAVLRLIEHGAASWPLFRAIPPAADSKSGGGGGEGRTRLQARRDELGERTLDLVARGLRRDLLGRGDVVAYLRVPPLALEQEAVGAS, from the coding sequence ATGCCGCGCTCTGTCGCCAGCCTCAGCCCCACGGTGCTCGCGTGGGCCATCCGCGAGTCCGGCCTCACCGCCGCCGACCTTGCCGATCACCTCGACGTGCCCCCGGCGACCCTCGACGCGTGGACACTTGGCACATCCTCTCCTTCGCTCACGCAGGCACGAAAGCTCGCGGCCCGCTTGCGCCGCCCGCTCGCCGTCTTCTTCCTCCCCGCGCCGCCAGAGCCCGCTCGCGCCGCGGCCAAGTTCCGCCACCCTCCTGACTCCGATCGCGACGCCCTCAACCCGAAGGAGACGGCGTACATGCGCGAGGCCATCCGGCTACAGCGCCTGCTCGCGTGGTTGCTCGAGGAGCTGGATGAGCCCCACGTCCGGCTCCCGAGCATCGCGAAGCTGTCACCCGAGGACGCGGGGAACCGACTGCGCGCCTTCATCGGTGCGCCCGCAGATCCGACGGCCTTCACCGCCTCGCAGTACGTCGCCGCATGGCGTGCGGCGCTCGAGCAGCGGGGCATCTCGGTGTTCTTCTTGCCGCTCGGCGCCGACGGGTGCCGCGGATTCTCGCTGGCCCACCCGCGTGCGCCGCTCATCGTGGTCAACACCGCCTTCTCCGCGCCGGCGCGCCTGTTCACGATGCTCCACGAGCTCGGCCACCTCGTCCGCGGCACCGACTCGGTGTGTTCGACGGATGCGGTGATCGGCGCGGCCGCAGACCCCGAGGAGCGCTGGTGCGAGGCGACCGCGGCCGCGACGCTGATCCCCTGGCCGGAGTGCGCCGCGTTCATGACGGCGAAGCTCGGATGGCAGGGCGAGAAGGTGACCGAGCTGGCGCAGGCCAAGCGCATCGCGACCCACTTCCGCGTGAGCCTGCGAGCGGCGGTCCTGCGACTGATCGAGCACGGGGCAGCGAGCTGGCCCCTCTTCCGCGCCATCCCGCCCGCCGCCGACAGCAAATCAGGCGGCGGCGGTGGCGAGGGGCGCACGCGCCTGCAAGCGCGACGCGATGAACTCGGCGAGCGCACGCTCGACCTCGTCGCCCGCGGACTGCGTCGTGACCTCCTCGGCCGCGGCGATGTCGTCGCCTACCTCCGCGTGCCCCCGCTCGCGCTCGAACAAGAGGCGGTCGGAGCCTCGTAG
- a CDS encoding AAA family ATPase, translated as MHLNRIQLAGYRSFSPDAPFELRDLGRMNVLLGPNGVGKSNLGRFASWLRQMLEEMNRALGQPLYTNPLLLRPSHEPVDSWQLGGADIIANFWVDAAQLPSTIAAPARWLDPEGGLQVEFKATLPQGGAWLATLQPIAATGQHFFRADSPDVAHPEVLTANLSYRSGHGNEEHGQRPLALDLCQLLQRRWLHVHALRHPHAPGSLGDRTRREVYELFKNEAAARRWQGIRRRLEAWTGRLLGQRVKLDVLEYDFRVTRGSPQQSELQLALQQAGDGVAQYVYLLAGLLLHPEDPAVVFIDEPEAHLHPGATLELLRIIDEELPHVQAIIATHSPAVVDALAPDWRFWRVSRDDNGASRAERVETQASRIAALDSLGIHASQIFMARTVVWVEGPSDVVYYRALLAEVDPSLVAGRDYAFALFGGSNGTHFAVDGDGSLGEVIVDVLRLAHRNVFIHDKDAKPASRARVDQWREQIESAGVKGQAFATPGREVENLVHPEVLLEAARATVKTVAAKARRITVTFGAAIDLGPDSPFAPALANSVRGRPAKALRDSVAAQLHNKKHQLAREVARIAAERRKGDNAKSVFRPEAIAWAKEVVDAIRR; from the coding sequence GTGCACCTCAATCGAATCCAGCTCGCGGGCTACCGCTCGTTCTCCCCGGATGCGCCGTTCGAACTGCGTGACCTCGGACGAATGAATGTGCTGCTCGGGCCCAATGGTGTTGGGAAGTCGAACCTCGGTCGCTTCGCGTCCTGGCTCCGCCAAATGCTCGAAGAGATGAACCGGGCACTGGGCCAGCCCTTGTATACCAATCCGTTGTTGCTGCGCCCGTCCCATGAGCCGGTGGACTCTTGGCAACTCGGCGGGGCAGATATCATCGCGAACTTCTGGGTCGATGCGGCCCAGCTCCCGAGCACGATCGCAGCGCCCGCGCGCTGGCTCGATCCGGAGGGGGGGCTGCAGGTGGAGTTCAAGGCGACGCTTCCGCAGGGTGGGGCCTGGTTGGCCACGCTGCAGCCGATCGCGGCTACTGGGCAACACTTCTTCCGTGCGGACTCGCCCGATGTGGCACACCCAGAAGTGCTCACGGCGAATCTCAGCTACCGGTCTGGTCACGGCAACGAGGAACATGGTCAGCGGCCGCTGGCGCTCGATCTTTGCCAGTTACTTCAGCGGCGGTGGCTACATGTGCACGCGCTGCGACATCCTCACGCCCCCGGGTCTCTGGGAGACCGCACGCGTCGTGAGGTCTACGAACTCTTCAAGAATGAGGCCGCGGCGCGGCGCTGGCAGGGAATTCGCCGCCGACTCGAGGCGTGGACGGGCCGCCTGCTCGGGCAGCGCGTCAAGCTGGACGTTCTCGAGTATGATTTTCGTGTCACTCGCGGCTCGCCGCAGCAGTCCGAGTTGCAGCTGGCGCTTCAGCAAGCTGGCGATGGTGTCGCCCAGTATGTCTACCTGCTCGCGGGCCTCCTCTTGCATCCCGAGGATCCTGCGGTGGTCTTCATCGACGAACCAGAGGCGCACCTCCACCCCGGCGCCACGCTCGAGCTTCTTCGCATCATCGACGAAGAACTCCCCCACGTGCAAGCGATCATCGCCACGCACAGCCCGGCCGTGGTCGACGCGCTGGCCCCCGATTGGAGGTTTTGGCGCGTCTCCCGTGACGACAACGGCGCCAGCCGAGCCGAGCGGGTGGAGACGCAGGCCAGCCGGATCGCGGCCCTCGACTCACTCGGCATCCACGCCAGCCAGATCTTCATGGCGCGCACCGTCGTCTGGGTCGAGGGTCCCTCCGACGTCGTCTACTACCGGGCGCTGCTTGCCGAGGTCGACCCATCGCTCGTCGCAGGTCGCGACTATGCCTTCGCGCTGTTCGGCGGCAGCAACGGCACCCACTTCGCGGTGGACGGGGACGGGAGCCTCGGCGAGGTGATCGTCGATGTCCTTCGCCTGGCGCACCGCAACGTCTTCATCCACGACAAGGATGCAAAGCCTGCCTCGCGCGCCCGGGTGGACCAGTGGCGCGAGCAGATCGAGTCTGCGGGGGTGAAGGGGCAGGCATTCGCGACCCCAGGCCGCGAGGTCGAGAACCTCGTGCACCCGGAGGTACTCCTCGAGGCGGCGCGGGCGACCGTGAAGACCGTCGCGGCGAAGGCTCGACGCATCACGGTGACGTTCGGCGCTGCGATCGATCTCGGCCCAGACAGCCCGTTCGCGCCTGCACTCGCGAACAGCGTACGCGGCCGACCAGCGAAAGCGCTCCGCGACTCGGTCGCCGCGCAGCTCCACAACAAGAAGCACCAGCTCGCCCGCGAGGTCGCACGCATCGCAGCCGAACGCAGGAAGGGGGACAACGCCAAGTCCGTCTTCCGCCCTGAAGCAATCGCCTGGGCCAAGGAGGTCGTCGACGCGATCCGTCGATGA
- a CDS encoding phage Gp37/Gp68 family protein, which yields MAQGSGIEWTESTWNPVTGCNKISPGCKHCYAERMAARLHAMGQPNYRNGFALTLQPQMLEMPLRWRKPQTIFVNSMSDLFHDDVPLDYIERVFDVMRRAHWHRFQVLTKRATRLAKVSSRLTWSPNIWMGVSVESEKYRGRIDALRATGAAVKFLSLEPLLGPLHGLDLRAIDWVIVGGESGPDARPMDPAWALDLRDQCRRAHVPFFFKQWGGTNKKLAGRVLDGRTWDEMPRAGAVGAVGAPSTRRPPPAVSTRVSLPVTR from the coding sequence ATGGCGCAGGGCTCCGGCATCGAATGGACCGAATCCACATGGAACCCCGTGACCGGCTGCAACAAGATCAGCCCGGGTTGCAAGCACTGCTACGCCGAGCGCATGGCGGCCCGCCTGCACGCGATGGGTCAGCCGAACTACCGCAACGGGTTCGCGCTGACCCTGCAGCCGCAGATGCTCGAGATGCCCCTGCGCTGGCGGAAGCCACAGACGATCTTCGTCAACTCGATGAGCGACCTCTTCCACGATGACGTCCCCCTCGACTACATCGAGCGCGTCTTCGATGTGATGCGACGCGCGCACTGGCATCGGTTCCAGGTGCTGACCAAGCGGGCGACGCGACTCGCCAAGGTCAGCTCGCGGCTGACATGGTCGCCCAACATCTGGATGGGAGTCAGCGTCGAGAGTGAGAAGTACCGGGGCAGGATCGACGCGCTGCGCGCGACCGGGGCGGCGGTCAAGTTCTTGTCGCTGGAGCCCCTCCTGGGCCCGCTGCATGGGCTCGACCTGCGCGCCATCGATTGGGTGATCGTTGGCGGAGAGTCTGGCCCGGATGCACGGCCCATGGATCCCGCGTGGGCGCTCGACCTTCGCGACCAGTGCCGACGCGCGCACGTCCCGTTCTTCTTCAAGCAGTGGGGCGGCACCAACAAGAAGCTCGCCGGCAGAGTGCTCGACGGCAGAACCTGGGACGAGATGCCGAGGGCAGGGGCTGTGGGCGCCGTCGGGGCACCGTCCACCCGCCGTCCGCCACCGGCCGTGAGCACCCGGGTGTCGTTACCCGTGACGCGGTGA
- the tcmP gene encoding three-Cys-motif partner protein TcmP, with translation MSKSGKTRGPRHAKTHVFGGSWTDEKLELLSGYLKAYTTALKGNPSKPRHFITGYIDAFAGTGSRAATREPYAPQGAFDFPDLALPDAQHLLDGSARLALRTEPRFDRYIFIERSPDRCADLEGLKAEFPDLAKDILIRQGDANAELQDLCSKDWRTRRAVLFLDPYGMQVDWKTIEAIAATKAIDLWLLFPLGIGVNRLLTKSGDIPASWRRRLDLLLGTDDWYEEFYRVERQPGLFGDVEHVEKATLETIGRYFNERLASIFAAVAPQPRVLKNSANNPMYLFCFAAANERGAKIALKIANHLLTKGV, from the coding sequence ATGTCGAAGTCGGGCAAGACGCGCGGACCTCGGCATGCGAAGACGCATGTCTTCGGCGGCTCGTGGACCGACGAGAAGCTCGAGCTCCTCTCCGGCTACCTCAAGGCGTACACGACCGCGCTGAAGGGCAACCCTTCGAAACCTCGGCACTTCATCACCGGCTACATCGACGCGTTCGCCGGGACGGGGTCGCGAGCGGCGACGCGTGAGCCCTACGCCCCCCAGGGCGCCTTCGACTTCCCGGACCTGGCGCTCCCGGACGCGCAGCACCTGCTCGATGGATCCGCTCGCCTCGCCCTTCGCACCGAGCCGCGCTTCGATCGGTACATCTTCATCGAACGCAGCCCCGATCGCTGCGCCGACCTCGAGGGCTTGAAGGCCGAGTTCCCCGACCTCGCGAAGGACATCCTGATCCGCCAGGGCGACGCGAACGCCGAGCTTCAAGACCTGTGCAGCAAGGACTGGCGGACCCGACGCGCCGTCCTCTTCCTCGACCCGTACGGCATGCAGGTCGATTGGAAGACGATCGAGGCGATCGCCGCCACGAAGGCGATCGACCTCTGGCTCCTCTTCCCGCTTGGCATCGGCGTGAACCGCCTCTTGACGAAGTCGGGTGACATCCCGGCGAGCTGGCGTAGACGGCTCGATCTGCTCCTCGGGACCGACGACTGGTACGAGGAGTTCTACCGCGTCGAACGGCAGCCGGGGCTCTTCGGCGACGTCGAGCACGTCGAGAAGGCGACCCTCGAGACGATCGGCCGCTACTTCAACGAGCGCTTGGCATCGATCTTCGCCGCCGTGGCGCCGCAACCGCGGGTGCTGAAGAACTCCGCCAACAACCCGATGTATCTCTTCTGCTTCGCGGCCGCGAACGAGAGGGGCGCGAAGATCGCCCTGAAGATCGCGAACCACTTGCTCACCAAAGGAGTTTGA
- a CDS encoding restriction endonuclease subunit S translates to MSGRAATINVVPGLHALSVGRTEMPAPRGWTWVALEEVARLESGHTPSREHPEYWDGGIPWIGIKDARAHHAGVILQTLQTVTQAGIDNSAARVLPTGTVCLSRTASVGYVVVTGREMATSQDFVNWICGPALDPHFLKYLFIAENESLHRFSKGTTHSTIYYPEVKAFYICLPPLAEQKRIVAKLEELTARSRRAKEALDAVPPLLDQLRQSILAAAFRGDLTADWRAKNPNVEPASDLISRLSEERREQWATAELAKLTSKGKRPTDGAWRSKYVEPPSLDQSNFDPIPASWRWTPLESVRAGDAPMVYGIILPGEDVLGGVPYVRPVDIATDGTVDIAQLKRTTAEIADEYRRSSLEAGDIILSIVGTIGKVAVASPLLAGANITQSSIRIRPGAPTSTEFLKWALQAPCLVRQYDHFRFGNAVQRLNVEHVRQLVLPLPPLDEQAEICAVIQAALARLAHLELGPLFSRLESLDASVLARAFRGELVPQDPDDEPAASALERVRDDQVAIRSSEPNPRRRGRSARSKAEAETEGSDEQPDVREQAASSQTEPELSTVPEDVVHDEIFTALWTLGSLKDDDAARRVAVHMRQARHITTNNGISSPQLLAAIDSAVAANHLDRPLPNHVRAIKPDPTSYTSDDWHHILLTTLPATRTDRETAIRTAAEYARDNLGLRFSRLRSDGHIVQALRWAITTAIRRGDVLRHGSTHISRIPDDRRAESTK, encoded by the coding sequence GTGAGCGGTCGCGCCGCAACCATCAACGTCGTCCCCGGCCTGCATGCACTCTCGGTTGGAAGGACCGAGATGCCTGCTCCGCGTGGGTGGACTTGGGTTGCCCTCGAGGAGGTGGCGAGGCTCGAGAGCGGGCACACTCCCAGTCGAGAGCACCCCGAGTACTGGGACGGCGGAATACCTTGGATCGGCATCAAGGACGCCCGAGCCCACCACGCTGGTGTGATCTTGCAGACACTTCAGACCGTCACGCAGGCCGGCATCGACAACTCGGCAGCTCGCGTCCTCCCGACTGGTACCGTTTGCCTTTCGCGCACAGCGTCGGTTGGATACGTCGTCGTGACCGGCCGCGAGATGGCTACCAGCCAAGACTTCGTGAACTGGATCTGCGGTCCCGCTCTGGATCCGCACTTTCTCAAGTACCTGTTCATCGCGGAGAACGAAAGCCTCCATCGCTTCAGCAAGGGAACCACTCACTCGACGATCTACTACCCGGAGGTGAAGGCGTTTTACATTTGCCTTCCACCCCTCGCCGAGCAGAAGCGCATCGTCGCCAAGCTCGAGGAACTGACCGCCCGGAGCCGGCGGGCAAAGGAGGCGCTGGATGCCGTGCCCCCGCTGCTCGACCAACTCCGCCAGTCCATCCTCGCGGCCGCCTTTAGGGGGGATCTCACGGCGGACTGGCGGGCGAAGAACCCGAATGTCGAGCCTGCTAGCGATCTCATCTCCCGCCTGAGCGAGGAACGGCGGGAGCAATGGGCGACTGCGGAGCTAGCGAAGCTCACTTCGAAGGGCAAGCGACCGACAGATGGCGCGTGGAGATCGAAGTATGTTGAGCCTCCGAGTCTAGACCAGTCGAACTTCGACCCCATTCCCGCAAGCTGGCGCTGGACACCGCTTGAATCGGTGAGGGCCGGGGACGCGCCCATGGTGTACGGAATCATTCTTCCTGGGGAAGACGTGCTCGGGGGTGTTCCATATGTGCGGCCGGTGGACATCGCCACGGACGGCACAGTTGATATCGCCCAGCTGAAGCGCACCACCGCCGAGATCGCCGATGAGTATCGACGGTCAAGCCTGGAAGCTGGAGACATCATCCTGTCGATCGTTGGGACGATCGGCAAGGTCGCCGTGGCATCGCCTCTGCTCGCGGGGGCCAATATCACGCAATCATCTATCCGCATACGACCAGGTGCGCCGACGTCGACGGAGTTCCTGAAATGGGCCCTGCAGGCGCCCTGCCTTGTGCGACAGTATGACCACTTTAGGTTTGGAAACGCCGTTCAGAGGCTCAACGTCGAGCATGTCCGTCAGCTCGTCCTACCCCTACCGCCGTTAGATGAGCAGGCGGAGATCTGCGCGGTCATTCAAGCGGCGCTCGCGCGCCTTGCCCATCTTGAGTTGGGCCCACTGTTCTCGCGGCTCGAGAGCCTCGACGCGAGCGTATTGGCACGGGCTTTTCGCGGAGAACTGGTTCCCCAAGACCCGGACGACGAGCCAGCAGCCTCTGCGCTAGAGCGGGTTCGCGACGACCAAGTTGCAATCCGCAGCTCCGAACCCAACCCTAGGCGGCGCGGTCGATCTGCACGTTCGAAGGCCGAAGCCGAGACTGAAGGTTCCGACGAGCAGCCGGATGTTCGCGAGCAGGCGGCCTCGTCACAAACAGAACCCGAGTTGAGTACTGTTCCTGAGGATGTGGTCCATGACGAGATCTTCACGGCCTTGTGGACACTAGGCTCGCTCAAGGACGATGACGCCGCGCGGCGCGTGGCCGTACACATGCGTCAGGCCCGACACATCACCACCAATAATGGCATCTCCAGCCCCCAACTCCTCGCCGCGATCGACTCCGCCGTCGCCGCCAACCACCTCGACCGCCCCCTCCCCAACCACGTCCGCGCGATCAAACCCGACCCCACCTCCTACACCTCCGACGACTGGCACCACATCCTCCTCACCACCCTCCCCGCCACCCGCACCGATCGCGAGACCGCGATCCGCACCGCGGCCGAGTACGCCCGCGACAACCTCGGCCTCCGCTTCTCCCGCCTCCGCAGCGACGGCCACATCGTCCAGGCGCTCCGCTGGGCGATCACGACCGCCATCCGCCGCGGCGATGTCCTCCGCCACGGCTCCACGCACATCTCTCGCATCCCCGACGATCGCCGGGCAGAATCCACAAAGTGA
- a CDS encoding N-6 DNA methylase, translated as MNTQDIVARLWNLCNVLRDDGITYHQYVTELTYLLFLKMAKETETEGQLPKGYRWADLEKKEGVEQLNFYRALLLHLGSEGSKRVQAIYVNASTSIKEPRNLKKIVDAIDELDWYSAKDEGFGDLYEGLLEKNAGEKKSGAGQYFTPRPLIDSMVHLVKPQAGELVQDPAAGTCGFLIAADRYIKEATDQLSTLKEKAQVFQIREAFYGCELVHDTHRLALMNLMLHGIEGELHLADTLSPQGAELPRADVILTNPPFGTKKGGGLPTREDFTYPTSNKQLAFLQHIYRGLKVGGRAAVVLPDNVLFEDNVGAQIRADLMAKCDLHTILRLPTGIFYAQGVKTNVLFFSHGAKETGNTKAVWIYDMRTNAPAFGKRTPFTREHFAGFEAVFGEDPLGKSKRKDEGESGRWRRFSREEIAARGENLDITWLKDDGHTNAEDLAAPEEIAADILLNLERATEEIRALQASLGGESA; from the coding sequence ATGAACACTCAAGACATCGTTGCTCGACTCTGGAACCTGTGTAACGTCCTGCGGGATGATGGGATCACGTACCACCAGTACGTCACGGAGCTCACGTATCTGTTGTTCCTGAAGATGGCGAAGGAGACGGAGACGGAGGGGCAGCTGCCGAAGGGGTACCGGTGGGCGGACCTCGAGAAGAAGGAGGGGGTCGAGCAGCTGAACTTCTACCGCGCGCTGCTGCTGCACCTCGGGTCGGAGGGTTCGAAGCGGGTGCAGGCGATCTACGTGAACGCCTCGACGTCGATCAAGGAGCCGCGGAACCTGAAGAAGATCGTCGACGCGATCGACGAGCTGGACTGGTACTCGGCGAAGGACGAGGGGTTCGGGGATCTGTACGAAGGGTTGCTGGAGAAGAACGCAGGGGAGAAGAAGTCGGGGGCGGGGCAGTACTTCACGCCGCGGCCGCTGATCGACTCGATGGTGCACCTGGTGAAGCCGCAGGCGGGGGAGCTGGTGCAGGACCCGGCGGCGGGGACGTGCGGGTTCCTGATCGCGGCGGATCGGTACATCAAGGAGGCGACGGACCAGCTGAGCACGCTGAAGGAGAAGGCGCAGGTGTTCCAGATCCGGGAGGCGTTCTACGGCTGCGAGCTGGTGCACGACACGCATCGGCTGGCGCTGATGAACCTGATGCTGCACGGGATCGAGGGGGAACTGCACCTCGCGGACACGCTGTCGCCGCAGGGGGCGGAGCTGCCAAGGGCAGACGTGATCCTGACCAACCCGCCGTTCGGGACGAAGAAAGGCGGTGGGCTGCCGACACGGGAAGACTTCACGTACCCGACGTCGAACAAGCAGCTCGCGTTCCTGCAGCACATCTATCGCGGGCTGAAGGTCGGTGGGAGGGCGGCGGTGGTGCTTCCGGACAACGTGCTGTTCGAGGACAACGTGGGGGCGCAGATCCGGGCGGACTTGATGGCGAAGTGTGATTTGCACACGATCCTGCGGTTGCCGACGGGGATCTTCTACGCGCAGGGGGTGAAGACGAACGTGTTGTTCTTCTCGCACGGGGCGAAGGAGACGGGGAACACGAAGGCGGTGTGGATTTACGACATGCGGACGAACGCACCGGCGTTCGGGAAGCGGACGCCGTTTACCAGGGAGCACTTCGCTGGGTTCGAGGCGGTGTTCGGGGAGGATCCGCTGGGGAAGAGCAAGCGGAAGGATGAGGGGGAGAGTGGGCGGTGGCGGAGGTTCTCCCGGGAGGAGATTGCGGCGCGGGGGGAGAATCTGGATATCACGTGGTTGAAGGACGACGGGCACACGAACGCGGAGGACTTGGCGGCACCGGAGGAGATCGCGGCAGATATCCTCTTGAACCTCGAGCGGGCGACTGAAGAGATCCGAGCACTGCAAGCTTCCCTCGGCGGAGAGTCGGCGTGA